In a genomic window of Pokkaliibacter sp. MBI-7:
- a CDS encoding BadF/BadG/BcrA/BcrD ATPase family protein, whose product MSKQYWLGVDGGGTHCRVRLYDEQQQVVGEAASGSGNLRLGVDQVFAHIITASLHVVRSAGLPDDTLAQVSVGMGMAGACQPQQQAEVAACSHPFRSVSLLTDAHTACLGAFCGQPGAILILGTGSCGLYFDGQHFHSIGGWGFPISDGGSGAMLGLRLIQQSLLAFDGMQPVTELSQRLLEQLGGHPVEAVAWMDQARPRDYAALAPLVWQAYEAGDVLADSLVTQHLDDVRLLLSRLQQLGAGRCALMGGLAARTSAQLSAEFGHFLVDPQQDALYGAMLLARDGIELQGGLRT is encoded by the coding sequence ATGAGTAAACAATATTGGCTTGGGGTAGACGGTGGCGGCACGCACTGCCGGGTTCGTCTTTATGATGAACAGCAACAGGTAGTGGGTGAGGCTGCCTCGGGTAGCGGCAATCTGCGTCTCGGGGTAGATCAGGTATTCGCGCATATCATCACCGCCAGTTTGCACGTGGTACGCAGCGCAGGGCTACCGGATGATACGCTGGCTCAGGTGTCGGTCGGTATGGGGATGGCGGGCGCGTGCCAGCCGCAGCAGCAGGCAGAAGTGGCTGCCTGTTCACATCCTTTTCGCTCTGTCAGCTTGCTGACGGATGCTCATACTGCTTGCCTGGGGGCTTTTTGTGGCCAGCCGGGTGCCATTCTTATCCTCGGTACAGGGTCTTGTGGCCTGTACTTCGACGGTCAGCATTTTCACTCCATTGGTGGCTGGGGCTTTCCCATTTCGGACGGTGGCAGCGGTGCCATGCTGGGGCTGCGACTGATTCAGCAGTCACTGCTGGCTTTTGATGGTATGCAGCCGGTCACTGAACTTTCTCAGCGGCTGCTTGAGCAGCTGGGCGGTCACCCGGTCGAGGCGGTCGCGTGGATGGATCAGGCCAGGCCCCGCGACTATGCTGCGCTGGCGCCGTTGGTCTGGCAGGCCTATGAGGCTGGTGATGTGCTGGCGGACAGTCTGGTCACTCAGCATTTGGACGATGTTCGCCTGCTGCTTAGTCGATTGCAGCAACTGGGCGCCGGGCGCTGTGCGCTGATGGGAGGGCTGGCAGCGCGGACTTCTGCTCAATTATCTGCGGAGTTTGGTCATTTTCTGGTCGATCCTCAGCAGGATGCCTTGTACGGAGCCATGTTGCTGGCGCGTGATGGCATCGAGCTGCAGGGAGGGTTGCGCACATGA
- a CDS encoding LUD domain-containing protein — protein sequence MNSGREQILAKLRAKRDTSDAAEQAARQRVAERIQHHAPVLIPARGQGDKAELLARFQQMATEAIADVSLHETETAALAAIADQLQQQGITSLVTTADAQWQQHDWASQGIQCQIRPAQVGDHASLTPCLAGIAETGTLMITSAPNHPTTLHFLPDWHLVVLRSSQIVGSYEDAWTRLRQQNQQTGGMPRTVNMITGASRSADIEQRLQMGAHGPKRLSIFIVMDN from the coding sequence ATGAACAGCGGACGTGAACAGATTCTCGCCAAACTGAGAGCCAAACGAGACACCTCCGACGCTGCCGAACAGGCAGCAAGACAGCGGGTAGCAGAACGTATCCAGCACCATGCCCCGGTGTTGATTCCTGCCCGCGGCCAGGGCGACAAGGCAGAGTTGCTGGCCCGTTTCCAGCAAATGGCAACCGAAGCCATTGCGGATGTCAGCCTGCATGAAACAGAAACAGCGGCACTGGCAGCGATAGCCGACCAGCTGCAACAACAGGGTATTACCTCGCTGGTGACGACAGCCGATGCACAATGGCAGCAGCATGACTGGGCATCACAGGGCATACAGTGTCAGATACGCCCCGCACAGGTAGGTGACCATGCCAGCCTGACGCCCTGCCTGGCGGGGATTGCTGAAACCGGCACACTGATGATCACCTCAGCACCGAATCACCCCACCACACTGCACTTCCTGCCGGACTGGCATCTGGTCGTGTTGCGCAGCTCACAGATTGTCGGCAGCTATGAAGATGCCTGGACACGCTTGCGTCAGCAAAACCAGCAGACAGGTGGCATGCCTCGGACAGTCAATATGATTACCGGCGCCTCACGCAGTGCGGATATCGAGCAACGACTGCAGATGGGTGCCCACGGGCCCAAGCGTTTGAGCATCTTTATCGTCATGGACAATTAA
- a CDS encoding ASCH domain-containing protein — MPLKVIQFWSYSTGDNTLLERVLAGKKRAIVSRLHSQRPGTIDPRHFSVGEEAMVQDAQQRLRGRIRVTDIYQAAFAAIPEKLWQAEGCCDAEHLQAVMRHGWPDELLDEDYVFLAMHFDLVEVISD, encoded by the coding sequence ATGCCTCTCAAGGTGATTCAGTTCTGGAGCTATTCCACTGGGGATAACACCTTGCTGGAGCGCGTGCTGGCAGGTAAAAAACGGGCGATTGTGTCACGCCTGCACAGCCAGCGTCCCGGGACCATCGATCCACGCCATTTCTCCGTGGGTGAAGAGGCCATGGTGCAGGATGCCCAGCAGCGCCTGCGCGGACGTATCCGTGTGACCGACATTTATCAGGCAGCGTTTGCTGCCATCCCGGAAAAGCTCTGGCAAGCGGAAGGTTGCTGTGACGCTGAACACCTGCAGGCGGTAATGCGCCATGGTTGGCCTGACGAGCTGCTGGATGAAGATTATGTTTTTCTCGCCATGCATTTTGATCTGGTGGAGGTTATCAGCGACTGA
- a CDS encoding diguanylate cyclase: MPDQHDKEFNEFHWMVNMLQTLDVGLVVIDRQQQVQLWNGFMENHSGMKPDVVRGRQLAEIYPEMPHDWLNRQLSMIFTLGNKAFSTWEQRPYIFPFHTYQPITGQADLMYQNVTIIPLLGLDGRVNHACMMVYDMTDAAVNKQGLKAANDELAMISRTDALTRLFNRGHWESELEKTYRRYQRTGEPHCLVMFDIDHFKKVNDGFGHPAGDEVIRQTSRILRASLRTTDVAGRYGGEEFGVILVNTDIAGANFFAERLRKQIEKHAVNYEGQSISYTISVGICQLNQTIHSHKDWLEKADQALYRSKQNGRNQVSHS, translated from the coding sequence ATGCCAGACCAACACGATAAAGAGTTCAACGAGTTCCATTGGATGGTGAACATGCTGCAGACCCTGGATGTCGGCCTGGTCGTCATTGATCGCCAGCAACAGGTGCAGCTGTGGAACGGTTTCATGGAAAACCACAGCGGCATGAAACCTGATGTCGTCCGCGGCCGTCAGCTGGCAGAAATCTATCCGGAGATGCCGCACGACTGGCTGAATCGTCAGCTCAGCATGATTTTTACGCTGGGTAACAAGGCCTTCTCCACCTGGGAGCAACGTCCTTATATTTTCCCATTCCATACCTACCAGCCCATCACCGGGCAGGCAGACCTGATGTATCAGAACGTCACCATTATCCCCCTGCTGGGGCTGGATGGACGGGTCAATCACGCCTGTATGATGGTTTATGACATGACAGATGCGGCGGTCAACAAGCAGGGCCTGAAAGCAGCCAACGATGAGCTGGCCATGATCAGCCGCACAGATGCCCTGACCCGGCTGTTCAATCGTGGGCACTGGGAAAGCGAGCTGGAAAAAACCTATCGCCGCTACCAGCGCACAGGCGAGCCCCATTGTCTGGTGATGTTTGATATCGACCACTTTAAAAAGGTTAACGATGGCTTTGGTCATCCTGCGGGTGACGAGGTTATTCGGCAGACCAGCCGGATATTACGTGCCAGCCTGCGAACTACGGATGTGGCAGGTCGCTACGGCGGTGAGGAGTTTGGTGTCATTCTTGTCAACACAGACATTGCCGGTGCCAACTTCTTCGCTGAACGTCTGCGCAAACAGATTGAAAAGCATGCAGTGAACTATGAGGGGCAATCCATCAGTTACACAATCAGCGTAGGCATTTGCCAGCTCAACCAGACTATTCACTCCCACAAGGACTGGCTGGAGAAAGCGGACCAGGCGCTGTATCGCTCCAAACAGAATGGTCGCAATCAGGTTAGCCACTCCTGA
- a CDS encoding M14 family metallopeptidase produces the protein MQTQHHPLKSATVGTSRSLTSLHYSNGKPGPKVYIQAGLHADENPGMLVLHYLRPLLQAAEDAGQIRGEIVVVPFANPIGLNQTLAMQFHGRFEFGNGQNFNRNYRDLAAMVTPLLEGKLGADADSNVAQIRAAMRSVMAQEKAVNELDSMRLVVQTLACDADIMLDLHCDSEAILHLYIHSDQQEEGAELARYLGSAVTMHAPASNGQPFDESASGPWAALREAFPDAAIPMACFASTVEYRGQKDVSTELATDDAERIFTYLRAQGAVDTGSLPARPELPREVKDLAATDVIRAPVSGIVEYHREPGEMVREGDALVSLIDPLTNDKHTLVSGVDGLLYARNRIRFAHSDMELTFVSGDKVVRSGYLLSAR, from the coding sequence ATGCAAACCCAGCACCACCCTCTCAAGTCTGCCACGGTCGGCACCAGCCGTAGTCTGACCAGCCTGCATTACAGCAATGGCAAGCCAGGCCCCAAGGTATACATTCAGGCGGGTCTGCACGCAGATGAGAACCCCGGCATGCTGGTGCTGCACTATTTGCGTCCTCTGCTGCAGGCCGCTGAAGACGCCGGGCAGATTCGTGGTGAAATCGTGGTCGTGCCGTTTGCCAACCCCATCGGTCTCAACCAGACACTGGCCATGCAGTTCCACGGCCGCTTCGAGTTTGGCAACGGTCAGAACTTCAACCGGAATTACCGCGATCTGGCTGCCATGGTGACGCCATTGCTGGAAGGAAAACTGGGCGCGGATGCTGACAGCAACGTAGCGCAAATCCGTGCTGCCATGCGCAGCGTGATGGCGCAAGAGAAGGCGGTCAACGAGCTGGACAGCATGCGACTCGTCGTGCAGACCCTGGCTTGCGACGCCGATATCATGCTGGATTTGCATTGTGATTCCGAAGCAATCCTGCACCTCTATATTCACAGTGATCAGCAGGAAGAAGGTGCGGAGCTGGCACGTTATCTGGGTAGCGCCGTCACCATGCATGCTCCCGCCAGTAACGGTCAGCCTTTTGACGAATCAGCCTCCGGCCCTTGGGCCGCCTTGCGTGAGGCGTTTCCGGATGCGGCTATTCCGATGGCCTGCTTTGCCAGCACCGTGGAGTACCGTGGCCAGAAAGACGTCAGCACCGAACTGGCAACTGATGATGCCGAGCGGATTTTCACTTATTTGCGTGCTCAGGGTGCTGTCGATACAGGCAGTCTGCCCGCACGCCCTGAGCTACCCCGGGAAGTCAAAGATCTGGCCGCCACAGATGTTATTCGAGCGCCTGTTTCCGGGATAGTCGAATACCATCGTGAGCCAGGTGAAATGGTCAGGGAAGGTGATGCACTGGTATCACTGATTGATCCTCTGACCAACGACAAGCACACGCTGGTTTCAGGCGTGGATGGATTGCTCTATGCGCGCAACCGGATTCGCTTTGCTCATTCAGACATGGAACTGACCTTTGTGTCAGGCGACAAGGTGGTGCGTTCAGGCTATCTGCTGTCCGCGCGCTGA
- a CDS encoding response regulator — MTYSVLICDDSGLARKQMARALPESWATTLDFATNGAEAVAWLRSNPVDVMFLDLTMPEMDGYQVLEWLQQEGLEVKVIVVSGDIQPEAHQRVMNLGALEFLQKPVAPEKVLETIERFSLRPDTPTSQNTVTAEFEVDLQDCYREVVNVAMGQAADRLARLLGVFVRLPVPKVNFIEPTEIQMALEAVSDHQSLSAVCQGFIGSGISGEAMLLFADSDFSDIGQLMNFNLPLSEHDQLDLLMDVANILISACLKGIAEQLDIEFSQGHPVVLGQHCSIRDLVSTLNQRPQKLLAIEISYDLEDQHITCDLLLLFTPQSVPALNSRVSLIME, encoded by the coding sequence ATGACCTATTCTGTTCTGATATGTGATGACTCGGGTCTGGCTCGCAAACAGATGGCCAGAGCCCTGCCGGAGAGTTGGGCAACCACACTGGACTTCGCCACCAACGGTGCAGAAGCGGTCGCCTGGTTACGCAGCAACCCTGTCGATGTGATGTTCCTTGACCTGACCATGCCGGAAATGGACGGTTATCAGGTTTTGGAATGGCTGCAGCAGGAAGGTCTCGAGGTCAAAGTCATCGTCGTCTCCGGCGATATTCAGCCGGAAGCCCACCAGCGGGTCATGAACCTTGGTGCTTTGGAGTTTTTGCAAAAACCCGTGGCTCCGGAAAAGGTACTGGAGACCATCGAACGCTTTTCTCTGCGCCCTGACACACCCACCAGCCAGAATACAGTCACCGCCGAGTTTGAGGTTGACCTGCAAGACTGTTATCGCGAGGTAGTCAACGTCGCCATGGGACAGGCAGCTGACCGGCTGGCGCGATTACTGGGGGTGTTTGTCCGGCTGCCCGTGCCCAAGGTCAACTTTATCGAGCCCACCGAAATCCAGATGGCTCTTGAAGCAGTATCGGACCATCAGAGTCTGTCTGCGGTATGCCAGGGCTTCATTGGCTCAGGCATATCCGGTGAGGCGATGCTGTTGTTTGCAGACTCGGACTTCAGCGATATTGGCCAGTTGATGAACTTCAACCTGCCATTGTCTGAACACGACCAGCTTGACCTGCTGATGGATGTGGCCAACATTTTGATCAGCGCCTGTCTCAAAGGTATTGCCGAACAACTGGACATTGAGTTCAGCCAGGGGCATCCCGTGGTATTGGGCCAGCACTGCAGCATCCGCGATCTGGTATCCACTCTCAATCAACGTCCGCAAAAACTGCTCGCCATCGAGATCAGCTATGATCTGGAAGATCAGCACATTACCTGCGACCTGCTGCTCCTGTTCACTCCGCAGTCCGTTCCGGCTCTCAACAGCCGTGTCAGCCTGATCATGGAATAA
- a CDS encoding DNA polymerase II: protein MATNQVIPTDVEAPIQIRGYVLSRHGYDVAGSLCLGYWLWTAEGAIYWEVPEQEAICFLPAASAAKAQQALGDQEGWRLQPLPLTDFSQQPVLGLYCRSLTGFYRCREKLQAAHIPLMEEDIRPQERFLMERGIRAGLEVRGSWRRNTDGSLHLISQQARKAEVQPELRLLSLDIETTMDARRIYSIALQMADRSVVLMQREETPRPESIDPALQVEWFDSSRAMLEAMQGYFQRWDPDAIIGWSVVGFDLKVLARACEQERIPLRWGRGMQEVQLRESRTTNHHFVDWPGRVVLDGIDTLRGATWQFESFALNEVARELLGREKLIEDPDQRGEEITRLFRHDPWALAAYNLEDCRLVSDIFAHAKLMPYLIARADLTGLSLDRVGGSAAAFDYLYLPRLHRKGYVAPVYASGDATVDSPGGFVMNSRPGLYDHVLVLDFKSLYPSIIRTFLIDPYALVEGLSGAHPDNEQVDGFNQASFWRQEPILPALVAECWQARDQAKRDGNMPLATAIKIIMNAFYGVLGSPLCRFFDRRLSGSITLRGHQILQDSQAWFQRQGYEVIYGDTDSLFVHLHGHHSEEQACARGRELAAAINDWWRDRLLTEFNLASHLEIQFEVHYRRFLMPTIRGSQEGSKKRYAGLVSKGSEHKLVFKGLESVRSDWTPFARRIQRELYERVFLNQPYRNWLRQQVDDLLGGRCDAELVYRKRLRRPLDAYQKNVPPHVQAARKMREHRRQQGLPERYERGSSVEYVLTLHGPEALGLTTAPLDYELYIERQLKPVVDSILIFVNDGYDKSLAPQADLFYDLDKTKD from the coding sequence ATGGCAACTAATCAGGTAATCCCCACCGATGTCGAGGCGCCCATACAAATACGCGGGTATGTGCTGAGTCGTCATGGTTACGATGTGGCTGGCAGCCTGTGTCTGGGGTACTGGCTGTGGACGGCAGAAGGCGCCATCTACTGGGAAGTGCCCGAGCAGGAGGCGATCTGCTTTCTCCCGGCGGCCAGTGCGGCGAAGGCTCAACAGGCTCTTGGCGATCAGGAGGGGTGGCGTCTGCAGCCACTGCCGCTAACCGATTTTTCGCAGCAACCTGTACTGGGTCTGTACTGCCGCAGTCTCACCGGCTTCTACCGCTGTCGGGAGAAATTACAGGCCGCTCATATCCCATTGATGGAAGAGGATATTCGACCTCAGGAACGCTTTTTGATGGAGCGGGGTATTCGGGCCGGTCTCGAAGTGCGCGGGAGCTGGCGCCGTAATACGGATGGCTCACTGCACCTGATCAGCCAGCAGGCGCGCAAGGCAGAGGTGCAACCCGAGTTGCGGCTGTTATCGCTGGATATAGAAACCACCATGGATGCCAGGCGTATCTATTCCATCGCACTGCAAATGGCTGATCGCAGTGTCGTGCTGATGCAAAGGGAGGAAACGCCCAGACCGGAGAGCATCGATCCTGCACTGCAGGTCGAATGGTTTGATTCCAGCAGAGCCATGCTGGAAGCCATGCAGGGTTATTTTCAGCGTTGGGACCCTGATGCCATTATCGGCTGGAGTGTCGTCGGCTTTGATCTCAAGGTACTTGCGCGAGCCTGTGAACAGGAGCGTATCCCGCTGCGCTGGGGACGGGGTATGCAGGAGGTGCAGCTGCGCGAGTCCCGAACCACCAATCATCACTTTGTCGACTGGCCGGGGCGGGTAGTGCTGGATGGCATTGATACGTTACGCGGAGCCACCTGGCAGTTTGAGAGTTTTGCACTTAATGAGGTGGCACGAGAGTTACTGGGGCGGGAGAAACTGATCGAAGATCCCGATCAGCGTGGCGAAGAAATTACCCGTCTGTTTCGCCACGATCCCTGGGCGCTGGCCGCGTATAACCTGGAAGACTGTCGGCTGGTCAGCGACATCTTTGCTCACGCCAAACTGATGCCCTACCTGATTGCCCGTGCTGATCTGACCGGGTTGTCGCTGGATCGGGTAGGGGGCTCAGCTGCCGCCTTTGACTACCTGTATTTACCGCGCTTGCATCGCAAGGGGTATGTCGCACCGGTCTATGCCTCTGGCGATGCGACGGTGGACAGTCCGGGTGGCTTTGTCATGAATTCCCGGCCCGGGCTGTACGACCATGTGCTGGTGCTGGACTTCAAGAGCCTGTACCCCAGCATCATTCGCACTTTCCTGATTGATCCCTATGCTCTGGTAGAAGGGCTGTCCGGCGCGCATCCTGACAATGAGCAGGTGGATGGCTTCAATCAGGCCAGTTTCTGGCGGCAGGAGCCGATCCTGCCCGCACTGGTGGCGGAATGCTGGCAGGCGCGGGATCAGGCAAAACGTGATGGCAATATGCCGCTGGCAACGGCCATTAAAATTATCATGAATGCTTTCTATGGTGTGCTGGGCTCGCCACTGTGTCGCTTTTTTGATCGGCGTCTGTCCGGTTCGATCACACTGCGTGGTCATCAGATACTGCAGGATAGTCAGGCCTGGTTTCAGCGGCAGGGCTATGAAGTGATCTATGGCGATACCGATTCACTGTTTGTGCATTTACATGGTCATCACAGCGAAGAGCAGGCGTGTGCCCGAGGACGGGAGCTGGCTGCTGCTATCAATGACTGGTGGCGAGACCGGTTGCTGACGGAGTTCAATCTGGCAAGCCACCTCGAAATTCAGTTTGAAGTCCATTACCGCCGTTTTCTGATGCCGACCATTCGTGGCTCGCAGGAAGGCAGCAAAAAGCGGTACGCCGGTCTGGTCAGTAAGGGCAGCGAGCATAAACTGGTGTTCAAGGGGCTGGAGTCCGTCCGCTCCGACTGGACACCCTTTGCCCGGCGTATTCAGCGCGAACTGTATGAGCGGGTGTTCCTCAATCAGCCCTATCGTAACTGGCTGCGCCAGCAGGTGGACGACCTGCTTGGCGGTCGATGCGACGCTGAACTGGTTTACCGCAAACGCCTGCGACGTCCGCTAGATGCCTATCAGAAAAACGTCCCTCCTCATGTGCAGGCGGCACGGAAGATGCGTGAGCACCGTCGGCAGCAAGGACTGCCTGAGCGCTATGAGCGTGGCAGTAGTGTCGAATATGTGCTGACCTTGCATGGCCCTGAAGCTCTGGGTCTGACGACGGCACCGCTCGACTATGAACTCTATATCGAACGGCAGCTCAAACCTGTTGTCGACTCCATCCTGATCTTTGTTAATGACGGCTATGACAAGAGTCTGGCGCCTCAGGCCGACCTGTTCTACGACCTGGACAAAACAAAAGACTGA
- a CDS encoding MgtC/SapB family protein encodes MMASIWSTLLDISPLDWKGVLSACLAGGIIGLERQLQGKPAGIRTSMLICLGSYLFVAISNGLVSASGDPSRVVGQVITGIGFIGAGVIMNKEGILHGVTSASVIWVLAGIGVTIGLHDHGLGIKLAVLTVIILVGIDGFERRLKSLRKGVHVHSVPQNTDIRDDEQQS; translated from the coding sequence ATGATGGCTTCAATATGGTCCACGTTGCTGGATATTTCTCCTCTTGACTGGAAGGGCGTGCTGAGCGCCTGTCTGGCGGGCGGCATTATCGGTCTGGAGCGCCAGTTGCAGGGCAAGCCTGCGGGGATTCGCACCAGTATGCTGATCTGCCTTGGCTCCTATCTGTTCGTCGCCATCTCTAATGGTCTGGTAAGTGCGTCGGGTGATCCCAGTCGTGTGGTGGGGCAGGTCATCACTGGTATCGGTTTTATTGGTGCCGGGGTGATCATGAATAAAGAAGGGATCCTGCATGGCGTAACCTCGGCCTCGGTCATCTGGGTGCTGGCGGGTATCGGTGTCACCATCGGGCTGCATGATCATGGCCTCGGTATCAAGCTCGCTGTCCTGACGGTCATTATTCTGGTCGGTATCGACGGCTTTGAGCGCCGCCTCAAGAGTCTGCGCAAAGGGGTGCATGTGCACAGCGTTCCGCAAAATACAGATATTCGTGATGACGAGCAGCAGTCCTGA
- the queC gene encoding 7-cyano-7-deazaguanine synthase QueC, which translates to MKDKVVVIYSGGMDSFTVLHRALRDGYEVYPLSFNYGQRHARELLVAEEVCTSLSLSHKVVDIRAINSLLAGSSLTDDIDIPEGHYAADNMKSTVVPNRNMILLSLAIGYAVSIGARKVMYGAHSGDHTIYPDCRPEFVEKMNDVAQIANFEPVQVVSPYLYKNKIDILADGLRMGLDYSKTWTCYNGRELSCGKCGSCQERLEAFQLNGVKDPLDYEQA; encoded by the coding sequence ATGAAAGATAAAGTCGTCGTTATTTACTCTGGAGGAATGGACTCCTTTACCGTGTTACACCGAGCCCTGCGTGATGGCTATGAGGTGTACCCGCTGTCGTTCAACTACGGCCAACGCCACGCCAGAGAATTACTGGTGGCAGAGGAAGTCTGCACGTCCCTGAGTCTGAGCCACAAAGTCGTCGATATCCGAGCTATCAACTCGCTTCTGGCGGGTTCGTCTCTGACCGATGACATCGACATTCCTGAAGGTCATTACGCGGCGGACAACATGAAGTCCACTGTGGTTCCCAATCGCAACATGATCCTGCTGTCTCTGGCCATCGGCTATGCCGTCTCCATTGGTGCACGCAAAGTTATGTACGGTGCACACTCTGGCGACCACACCATTTACCCTGACTGCCGCCCTGAGTTCGTCGAGAAGATGAACGACGTAGCGCAGATTGCCAATTTTGAACCCGTACAGGTTGTTAGTCCTTACTTGTACAAGAACAAGATCGACATTCTGGCCGATGGTCTGCGCATGGGTCTGGACTACAGCAAAACCTGGACCTGCTACAACGGCCGCGAGTTGTCGTGCGGAAAATGTGGCTCCTGCCAGGAACGTCTGGAAGCCTTCCAACTTAATGGTGTCAAAGACCCGTTGGATTATGAACAAGCCTGA
- the nagA gene encoding N-acetylglucosamine-6-phosphate deacetylase has protein sequence MSQQQLPVALRGARIFTGADWLEGYALLLDSGRVAGCVDEQAIPAGYTPHSLEGGMLVPGLVDVQVNGGGGVLFNDQPDIAGLRTMMAAHRAHGTTAMLPTLITDTDASMLQAIAVIKQARRESLPGIAGIHLEGPYLNVGKKGVHRASQIRVMDAEHRDWLLALAELGSVVLTLAPEQLPDLAWITAFAERGMRVCAGHTLADYGVMRAALQHGVAGFTHLFNAMSGMQSRDPGVVGAALEDAISWCGLIVDGHHVHPASLKVAIRAKVRGKMMLVTDAMHTVGVAGEEFALLGEAIYRQDGCLKTADGTLAGSDLGMLEAVRNSVEMLGLPLEEALRMGSLYPAQFLRRQELGHLHKGAQADVLWLSEALQLRSSWIGGVAEHYC, from the coding sequence ATGAGTCAGCAACAGCTACCGGTGGCGCTTCGAGGGGCTCGCATCTTTACCGGAGCCGATTGGCTTGAGGGATATGCACTGCTGCTCGACAGCGGCAGAGTGGCAGGCTGTGTTGATGAACAGGCAATTCCTGCCGGGTACACTCCTCACTCGCTGGAGGGGGGGATGCTGGTGCCCGGACTGGTGGACGTACAGGTCAATGGTGGTGGCGGAGTATTGTTCAATGACCAGCCGGACATCGCCGGCTTGCGCACCATGATGGCTGCGCATCGGGCGCATGGTACGACGGCTATGTTGCCCACCCTGATCACTGACACTGATGCCAGCATGCTGCAGGCTATCGCCGTTATAAAGCAGGCGCGACGGGAGTCGCTGCCCGGTATTGCTGGCATTCATCTGGAAGGCCCTTACCTCAATGTCGGCAAGAAAGGGGTACATCGTGCCAGTCAGATTCGCGTGATGGATGCGGAGCACCGCGACTGGCTGTTGGCGCTTGCAGAGCTTGGCAGTGTGGTGCTGACCCTGGCACCTGAGCAGCTGCCTGATCTGGCCTGGATTACTGCGTTTGCCGAGCGGGGGATGCGGGTCTGTGCGGGCCATACGCTGGCAGACTACGGGGTAATGCGGGCGGCCCTGCAGCACGGCGTCGCTGGTTTTACTCATCTTTTCAATGCCATGTCCGGTATGCAGAGCCGTGATCCCGGAGTGGTGGGAGCGGCTCTGGAAGATGCTATTAGCTGGTGCGGCCTGATTGTCGATGGTCATCATGTGCATCCCGCCAGTCTGAAAGTGGCCATTCGTGCCAAAGTCCGTGGCAAGATGATGCTGGTGACCGATGCCATGCATACTGTCGGGGTCGCAGGCGAGGAGTTTGCATTGCTCGGAGAGGCGATTTACAGACAGGACGGATGCCTGAAAACGGCTGACGGCACACTGGCAGGTTCAGACCTGGGTATGCTGGAGGCGGTGCGAAACAGTGTCGAGATGCTGGGGTTACCGCTGGAAGAAGCCCTGCGTATGGGCAGTCTCTATCCGGCTCAATTTCTGCGGCGCCAGGAACTCGGGCATCTGCATAAAGGGGCGCAGGCAGACGTCCTGTGGCTGAGTGAGGCGCTGCAACTGCGCAGCAGCTGGATTGGTGGTGTGGCAGAACATTACTGCTAG